The following nucleotide sequence is from Candidatus Hydrogenedentota bacterium.
ACGGTGAGGGGCACCATCGAGAGCAGGCCCCACAGGCCGGACCGGAACAGGACGATCATCATGAAGAGCACCACCAGGAAGCTTCCAAGGAAGGCCTGGAGCATGCCCACCACCATCTTTTCCTGCCAGACCACGTTGATGTAGGTGAGGCCGAACCACTCCAGCCGAAGGCCCGCCGGGGGCGGGTTTTGGGCGGCGAAGGCCGCCACCGCGTCCACCACGGCCTTCATGTCCCTGTTGTTGCCGCTCTTCAACTGGACCCACAGGCTGCTTTTCCGGTAGTCGTGGGTGACAAAGTGGAGCAGGTCCTGGGGCCGGTGGCTGCTCTCGTAGGTGATGAGGCACTGGGCCACGGCGTTGGCAGTGTCCGGAACGCGGAAATACTCCGGGTTGCCCTCCATCAATTCGCGGTGGACCGTTTTCACCAGGTCGGCGAGGGAGTTGGTCTTGCCGACGGTGCCCGTGGCCTGCAATGCTGCCTGGAGCGTCTCCATGTACCGCAGCACTTCCGGCTGCTTGAACAGTTCATCCCGCTGCCGCTCGGCGTCCAGGAAGCGGACCGCCTCGTCCCAGGCGTCGGGGTCGGCGCCTTCCTCCGCGGCCCGCGTGTCGGCGAATTCCGTCAGCGCGTCCAGCAGCGCGGCCTTGTCGGGTCTGCCTGGGGCGAGCCGGACGGACTCCCCGGCCAGTGCGCCGGCCGCCGCGGCCAGTTCCGGCCAGGTTTCCCCCTCTTTGGCGCCCCATTCGGTGACGCGTCCGGCCAGTTCCCGCCCATACGCCTCCGGCACGAATGGCTTCTCCTCCGGGAGCAGGGCCAGGTACGCCATGTAGGTGCCGCCGAAATGGCTGTTCAGCACCCGGTCCGCCTCGCGGATGGGGTGGCTGGCCTTGAACCAGCGGGTGGGGTTGTCGTTCACCTCGATCCGGGTGATGCCGTAAGCCGCCACCGCCGTGACCACCGCCGTGCCCGCCAGCACCAGTTTCGCCCGGTTCCAGGTGAAGCGGCCCAGCGCCGCCAGCAGCCGGCCCATGCGCGTGGCGCGGGCGGCCGCCTCGTCATCGGCGTGGTGGGCGGCGCCGAAGCCTTCGAGCCGCTTTTCGGGGATGAGCATGATGAACGCCGGGATGAACATGACCGTGAAGAGCCAGGCCAGCATCACCCCCAGCGCCACAAAGATGCCGAAGACCTGCACCGGCGGGATGGGCGTGATGGCCAGGGAGGCGAAGCCCGCCGCCGAGGTGAGCGAGGTGTAGAGCATGGGCATGAAGAGCGTGTCCATGACGCTCATGACGGTTTTCCGGCGGTCCCGGTACTGCTGGTAGCGCTCGAAAAACTCGGAGAGGATGTGGATCGAGTCGAGAATCGAGATGGGCATGAGGAAAATGGGGATCATCGAGCTCATGATGTGGATGGTGTTGCCCGTGATCACCAGCAGGCCCATGGTCTGAAGCACGATGATGAGGGCGAGCGCCATCGGCGCGATGATCAGCGTCAGCTTCCGGAAGAACCACAGCATCAGCAGAAAGATGACCAGCATGGCC
It contains:
- a CDS encoding MMPL family transporter, yielding MKLGGWLTGFSVNRPRLTAGLITGLALAAAGLAALPTVFPETFPMLHPVRVDTDPENMLSADEAARVFHNDMKRLFDLNEIVVLGVVNESRPEGVFNPETLARVHELTEYAKTLQGAAIGQKDPRAGVVGVDVIAPSTVDNIEQGGLGEVKFEWLMPSPPATPEEAAAVRDRAARIPFLQGTLVSESGKALCLYLPLTSKDLSHRVYTRLRAKIAEMPGDDKFYITGLPVANDTFGVEMFIQMAVSAPLAMLVIFLLMLWFFRKLTLIIAPMALALIIVLQTMGLLVITGNTIHIMSSMIPIFLMPISILDSIHILSEFFERYQQYRDRRKTVMSVMDTLFMPMLYTSLTSAAGFASLAITPIPPVQVFGIFVALGVMLAWLFTVMFIPAFIMLIPEKRLEGFGAAHHADDEAAARATRMGRLLAALGRFTWNRAKLVLAGTAVVTAVAAYGITRIEVNDNPTRWFKASHPIREADRVLNSHFGGTYMAYLALLPEEKPFVPEAYGRELAGRVTEWGAKEGETWPELAAAAGALAGESVRLAPGRPDKAALLDALTEFADTRAAEEGADPDAWDEAVRFLDAERQRDELFKQPEVLRYMETLQAALQATGTVGKTNSLADLVKTVHRELMEGNPEYFRVPDTANAVAQCLITYESSHRPQDLLHFVTHDYRKSSLWVQLKSGNNRDMKAVVDAVAAFAAQNPPPAGLRLEWFGLTYINVVWQEKMVVGMLQAFLGSFLVVLFMMIVLFRSGLWGLLSMVPLTVTIGLIYGVIGLAGKDYDMPVAVLSSLTLGLAVDFAIHFL